Part of the Bacillota bacterium genome is shown below.
CGGGCGGTTTACCGTTTTCGGGGCATGCTTCCGGGACGCTTCAGTCTTACCGTCCGGACGCGGCACCGTTCCCCTTCTGGAGCTTGGCCCACTCGTCCTTCAGGTCCACGGTACGGTTGAACACCAGCCGCCTCGCCGCGCTCTCGCCACATGCGCGGTCCCCAGCAGCGCGTCCCCCGGCCTCCGATGAATCCGGGTCCACGCAGAAATAGCCGAGGCGCTCGAACTGGAACCGGTCGCCAGGCACCGCCCCTGCCAGCGACGGCTCGACCTTGCACCCGGTGAGCACCTTCAGGGAGTCCGGGTTCACACACGAGAGGAAATCCTCCTCGGCCCCGGGGTCCTCCTTCGCGAAAAGCCGGTCGTACAGGCGTACCTCGGCCTCCAGCGCGTGCGTCGCCGACACCCAGTGCAGCGTGGCCTTGACGCGGCGCCCGTCAGGGGCGGAGCCTCCGAGCGTGTCCGGGTCGTACGTGCAGTGCAGCTCGGTCACCTCGCCCGTCCTCTCGTCTTTCACCACGTCCGTACACTTGATGAAGTAGGCGTACCTCAGCCTCACCTCGCGTCCGGGCGCAAGGCGGTAGAACTTCGGCGGCGGGTCTTCCATGAAATCGTCCCGCTCGATGTAGAGCACTCGCGAGAACGGCACCTTTCGCGTGCCCATGGACGGGTCCTCGGGGTTGTTCACGGCCTCAAGCCACTCCACCTTGTCCTCGGGGTAGTTGTCGATGACCACGCGGAGCGGGCGGAGGACCGCCATCACCCGCCGCGCCCGCCGGTTCAGGTCCTCACGGACGCAGTGCTCGAGCAAGGCGATGTCCACGACGCTGTTGGCCTTGGCGACGCCGATGCGCTCGCAGAACGTGCGGATCGACTCCGGCGTGTAGCCGCGCCGGCGCAGGCCCGAGATGGTGGGCATCCGGGGGTCGTCCCACCCAGACACGATCCCACGCTTCACAAGCTCCAGGAGCTTGCGCTTGCTCATCACGGTGTAACTGAGGTTGAGCCGGGCGAACTCGATCTGGCGTGGGCGGCTCGGGACGCTCACGTTCTCGATGAGCCAATCGTAAAGCGGCCGATGGTCTTCGAACTCGAGCGTGCAGATGGAGTGGGTGATTCCCTCCAGCGCGTCGGAGAGTGGATGGGCGAAGTCGTACATTGGGTATATGCACCACTTGTCGCCAGTACGGTGGTGAGTGGTCCGCAGGATGCGGTAGAGAACCGGGTCGCGCATGTTGAGGTTTGGCGACGCCATGTCTATCTTCGCCCTCAGGACCCGCGAGCCGTCGGGGAACTCCCCCGCCCGCATGCGCCGGAAAAGGTCGAGGTTCTCTTCGACCGAACGGTTGCGGTATGGGCTCTCTCTGCCCGGCTCGGTGAGCGTGCCGCGGTATTCCTTGATCTCATCGGGGCTCAAGTCGCACACGTATGCCTTGCCGGCCTTGATGAGTTCAACCGCAAACTCGTAGAGCTGCTCGAAATAGTCGGACGCATAGAAGAGCCGGTCCTCCCAGTCGAAGCCCAGCCAGCGTATGTCCTCTTGGATGGATTCGACGTACTCGACGTCCTCCTTTGTCGGGTTGGTGTCGTCGAACCGCAGGTTGCAGAGGCCGCCGTACTTGGCCGCGATCCCGAAATTGAGGCAAATGGCCTTGGCGTGGCCTATGTGCAGGTATCCGTTGGGCTCGGGCGGGAAGCGCGTATGGACCCGGCCGTCATTCCTGCCGCGTTTCAAGTCTTCCTCGATGATGTCCTCGATGAAGTTGGAAGGAGTCGCAGAGGGTGTCGTCACGATATGAACCTCCCCGAACGTTCCAATGGACGCATGGCCGCGCCCAGCGCTCAAGATGGGCTCTCCCACGTATAACATGTGGCGCTGCCTCGGGCTAAATTCTACCATACCGCTGCAGCGCGGTCCAGGTGGCGGCTGCGGTGGCCTCGGCTTTACACCCGCTCGCAGTCAGCGTATACTCTTCTCAGGTACACTATCCGCCCTATATCTGGCATAAGAGGTCCCTGAGCGCCATGTAGCTGCTGTGGGAGGTGTCCGTTCGTGCCCCGTGTTAGAGTCATCACCGACTCCACGTCCGACCTTTCCCCGGAACTCATCCAGAAGTACGGGGTCACCGTCGTCCCGTACGTGGTCAATTTCGAGTCCGACAGCTTTCAGGACGGGGTGGACATCTCCACCCCCAAGCTTTTCGAGATGGTCGCAAGGCGGGGAATGCTCCCGAAGACCTCGGCCCCAAGCCTCGGGCATTTCCGCCGCGTCTTCGAAGAAGCCTTGAAGGATTCGGACGAAGTCGTCTACATAGGGATCTCCAGCAAGTTCTCGTCGGGAACCCCCACCGCCAAGCTCGCTGCGGCCGACCTTCCGGATGGGAAGGTTACAGTCATCGACTCGGCCAACCTTTCCACCGGTATCGGCCTCCAGGTGCTTCTCGCATGCGAGCTGGCGGCGGCCGGCAAGACGGCTCGCGATATAGCGTCGGCCGTCACCGCCGTCATCCCTCGCGTGAGGACGTCTTTCATCATCGACACCCTTGACTACCTCAGGATGGGTGGAAGATGCTCCGGCGTTCAGGCGCTCGTCGGAAACCTGCTCCGGATCCGGCCGGTGATAGCCGTGGTCGACGGGGGCATGGTCGTAGCGGGGAAAGTGCGAGGCACGAGAAAGAAGGCCCTCGACACG
Proteins encoded:
- a CDS encoding glutamine--tRNA ligase/YqeY domain fusion protein, whose amino-acid sequence is MLYVGEPILSAGRGHASIGTFGEVHIVTTPSATPSNFIEDIIEEDLKRGRNDGRVHTRFPPEPNGYLHIGHAKAICLNFGIAAKYGGLCNLRFDDTNPTKEDVEYVESIQEDIRWLGFDWEDRLFYASDYFEQLYEFAVELIKAGKAYVCDLSPDEIKEYRGTLTEPGRESPYRNRSVEENLDLFRRMRAGEFPDGSRVLRAKIDMASPNLNMRDPVLYRILRTTHHRTGDKWCIYPMYDFAHPLSDALEGITHSICTLEFEDHRPLYDWLIENVSVPSRPRQIEFARLNLSYTVMSKRKLLELVKRGIVSGWDDPRMPTISGLRRRGYTPESIRTFCERIGVAKANSVVDIALLEHCVREDLNRRARRVMAVLRPLRVVIDNYPEDKVEWLEAVNNPEDPSMGTRKVPFSRVLYIERDDFMEDPPPKFYRLAPGREVRLRYAYFIKCTDVVKDERTGEVTELHCTYDPDTLGGSAPDGRRVKATLHWVSATHALEAEVRLYDRLFAKEDPGAEEDFLSCVNPDSLKVLTGCKVEPSLAGAVPGDRFQFERLGYFCVDPDSSEAGGRAAGDRACGESAARRLVFNRTVDLKDEWAKLQKGNGAASGR
- a CDS encoding DegV family protein — encoded protein: MPRVRVITDSTSDLSPELIQKYGVTVVPYVVNFESDSFQDGVDISTPKLFEMVARRGMLPKTSAPSLGHFRRVFEEALKDSDEVVYIGISSKFSSGTPTAKLAAADLPDGKVTVIDSANLSTGIGLQVLLACELAAAGKTARDIASAVTAVIPRVRTSFIIDTLDYLRMGGRCSGVQALVGNLLRIRPVIAVVDGGMVVAGKVRGTRKKALDTLLGDFRANSSHLVPDRVFVTHTGCHEDALYLMDGIREAAPAVREVLETTAGAVVASHCGPNTIGILYIVE